The nucleotide sequence AATCGGTCTTTCCGGTCGACCCGTCCGGGTCGTAGTATACCCTCTCAACCCCTCTACCCGGCCTGCCGATGTCCTGGCCGTTCCACCTCACCGTCACCGCTCCTCCACGACCGTAGACGACGTTGTATCTCTGGGTGACCTTGAACTCGGCCGTATCACCCGCTTTCATCGTCCTCTCGTATACGGTCTTGTCGCCCTCGCGAATCCTCACCCAGCAGTCTCCATCTGCCGTTATGACCAGCGACCCCTCTTCCTTCTTCTCCGGCTCGGGCGCTGGCGTCTCCGAGGGAGGCTCGGTGAGGCCGACAAGCTCGGCGGCAGTCGTCAATGGAACATGGGGTTGGGCGGCCTCGCCCTCAGGGGTCTCGTCCTCGACCGCCGCTTTTTCGTCATCCTCGAGAGAGGAGGGAACCTCGGCGTCCTCCGCGCGGTCTGCGATCACGAGCGTATCCTCCTCAACCGGCTCGACGACCGCATGCTTTTCATCCAACAAAACAGGATGATCGTCCTTGCCGTCGAATAGCGAGATACCGCTCTGTTCCCACGAATACCACACGTACCATCCGGATCCTGTGACTATCATCAGCAGAAGCACGAACAGCCAGAGTTTGGACGCAGGTTTGAACCCTTTCGTCGGAGGAGTGCACGAGCCCATTACAAGCTCGTCGCTTCGCTTCTTTTCCATCCCCTCGGACAGCACCGGCAGGAATTCGCTCCACAGCTCCTCCGCGCCGAGGAATTGAAGATAGGTCCGAATAAAACCCCTGACGTAGACTGTGCCGGGGAAACCGCTGTAGTCGCCGTTTTCGATGCCCTGAAGGAAGTTGATCCTGATCTTGGTCCCGTCATGAACGTCCTCAAGGCTGTAGCCCAAGGCCTCTCTTTTAAGCTGAATCTTTTTTCCCGTCTCTCGGAGCAAGTCTTCTCTTTCTTCAGGCACGACCGTCTGCCTCCTTAACAAGAGTTCGAATTTTTCTAAGGGTCTCTGCGGGGTAGGACGTTCCAAACACCGCGCTCCCCATCACCAATACATCGCAACCGGCCTTTGCCGCCATAGCCGCGTTATCCATTCCAATGCCGCCGTCGATCTCGATCAGGTAGTCAAAACCGCCCGCAACCCTCCACCTGGCCAGCTCGGTCACCTTGTCCATGACCGATGGAATGAAAGCCTGCCCGCCGAAACCGGGATTGACCGACATCACGAGCACCAGGTCCACGTAGGGCAGGAGAGGGCGGACAAGCTCCACCGATGTGCCCGGGTTTATAGACACGCCGGCCTTTGCGCCATAGTCCCTTATCCGGGTCAGAGTCCTGTGTATATGATGATCCGCCTCCGCGTGCAGGGTCAAATAATCCGCG is from Synergistaceae bacterium and encodes:
- a CDS encoding helix-turn-helix domain-containing protein, translating into MPEEREDLLRETGKKIQLKREALGYSLEDVHDGTKIRINFLQGIENGDYSGFPGTVYVRGFIRTYLQFLGAEELWSEFLPVLSEGMEKKRSDELVMGSCTPPTKGFKPASKLWLFVLLLMIVTGSGWYVWYSWEQSGISLFDGKDDHPVLLDEKHAVVEPVEEDTLVIADRAEDAEVPSSLEDDEKAAVEDETPEGEAAQPHVPLTTAAELVGLTEPPSETPAPEPEKKEEGSLVITADGDCWVRIREGDKTVYERTMKAGDTAEFKVTQRYNVVYGRGGAVTVRWNGQDIGRPGRGVERVYYDPDGSTGKTD
- the rpe gene encoding ribulose-phosphate 3-epimerase; the protein is LAPSVLSADFLDMRSSILSLEGENDWLHVDVMDGSFVPNITFGAGFVQSLKRCFPDELLDVHLMIDSPSSLLDDFLKAGADYLTLHAEADHHIHRTLTRIRDYGAKAGVSINPGTSVELVRPLLPYVDLVLVMSVNPGFGGQAFIPSVMDKVTELARWRVAGGFDYLIEIDGGIGMDNAAMAAKAGCDVLVMGSAVFGTSYPAETLRKIRTLVKEADGRA